One Salmo salar chromosome ssa01, Ssal_v3.1, whole genome shotgun sequence DNA window includes the following coding sequences:
- the gramd2b gene encoding GRAM domain-containing protein 2B isoform X1, translating into MVLMTEQPDRDLTPLSTPEQVVQSVKPVRKDPRGIQSTSEAVNGGEDRPRRSASGRSAGDTQVSMDTESDLSESRKKPPLMKFKAVELPSPMQTPSDGETKFEGRKKSQSSQISKTNAQYHKIFKEISKDELLKQSYTCALQKDMLYQGKMFVSDNWICFHSKVFGRDTKIAIPVLSVTLIKKTKTAILVPNALVITSTNKRHVFASFLSRDTTYKLLKSVCVHLDGDNTGSSLITSSAENSFIADCPSSLPLDFSGDFSDLDGVVCQRRQDMLETSSSGSQTPDYEKMTEFPSIPDTFLSAVKNGEVAVHADIHLETPNQKHGAAHQNGPTKPAQGVVHKVKSLQPVSLNTLLLVYLFLVSVLVLSSCYMAFKIVALEKRLNSLSSVGEYAHNENVVHHRSQVDFNAEIYGELSTNLFKLEKIQRNLRKLLEET; encoded by the exons ATGGTACTTATGACCGAACAACCGGACAGAGACCTAACTCCGTTATCTACACCAGAACAAGTTGTACAGTCTGTCAAACCGGTCAGAAAAGATCCGAGGGGGATCCAATCGAC GTCGGAGGCAGtgaatggaggagaggacaggcccAGGAGGAGTGCCAGTGGGAGGTCTGCTGGGGACACTCAGGTGTCAATGGACACTGAGTCAGACCTCTCAGAGAGCAGGAAGAAACCGCCCCTCATGAA ATTTAAGGCTGTGGAGCTGCCTTCCCCGATGCAAACTCCAAGTGACGGTGAAACTAAGTTTGAAGGAAGAAAGAAATCCCAGTCCAGCCAG ATATCCAAGACAAATGCCCAGTACCATAAAATATTCAAAGAAATCAGCAAGGATGAGTTACTGAAACAAA GTTACACCTGTGCACTGCAGAAAGACATGCTGTATCAGGGCAAAATGTTCGTGTCTGATAACTGGATATGTTTCCACTCCAAAGTCTTCGGCAGAGATACTAAG ATTGCTATTCCTGTACTCTCTGTGACTCTTATCAAGAAGACAAAAACTGCCATTTTGGTTCCAAATGCACTCGTTATCACGTCCACAAACAAGCGG CACGTATTTGCATCATTCCTATCCCGAGATACAACCTATAAACTTCTGAAATCCGTCTGCGTTCATCTGGAT GGGGACAATACAGGGAGCAGCCTCATTACTTCCTCTGCTGAGAACAGCTTCATAGCCGATTGTCCATCCTCACTTCCTCTG GATTTCTCTGGAGACTTCTCAGACCTGGATGGGGTTGTGTGCCAGAGGAGGCAAGACATGCTGGAGACCAGCAGCTCAGGCTCCCAGACCCCAGACTATGAGAAAATGACAG AGTTCCCCAGCATCCCAGACACGTTCCTGAGCGCGGTGAAGAACGGAGAGGTGGCGGTGCACGCAGACATCCACCTCGAGACCCCCAACCAAAAACACGGAGCCGCTCACCAGAACG GGCCGACCAAGCCTGCCCAGGGTGTTGTACACAAAGTGAAATCTCTACAGCCAGTGTCGTTGAACACCCTTCTACTCGTCTATTTGTTCCT AGTTAGTGTCCTTGTCTTGTCTTCGTGTTACATGGCCTTCAAGATTGTGGCTCTTGAGAAGCGGCTGAACTCGTTGAGTTCCGTGGGGGAGTATGCACACAACGA AAACGTTGTGCATCACAGATCGCAGGTCGACTTCAATGCCGAAATCTATGGGGAGCTGTCTACAAACCTGTTCAAGCTAGAAAAG ATTCAAAGAAATCTCCGGAAGCTGCTTGAAGAGACCTGA
- the gramd2b gene encoding GRAM domain-containing protein 2B isoform X2: MVLMTEQPDRDLTPLSTPEQVVQSVKPVRKDPRGIQSTSEAVNGGEDRPRRSASGRSAGDTQVSMDTESDLSESRKKPPLMKFKAVELPSPMQTPSDGETKFEGRKKSQSSQISKTNAQYHKIFKEISKDELLKQSYTCALQKDMLYQGKMFVSDNWICFHSKVFGRDTKIAIPVLSVTLIKKTKTAILVPNALVITSTNKRHVFASFLSRDTTYKLLKSVCVHLDGDNTGSSLITSSAENSFIADCPSSLPLDFSGDFSDLDGVVCQRRQDMLETSSSGSQTPDYEKMTEFPSIPDTFLSAVKNGEVAVHADIHLETPNQKHGAAHQNGPTKPAQGVVHKVKSLQPVSLNTLLLVYLFLNVVHHRSQVDFNAEIYGELSTNLFKLEKIQRNLRKLLEET; the protein is encoded by the exons ATGGTACTTATGACCGAACAACCGGACAGAGACCTAACTCCGTTATCTACACCAGAACAAGTTGTACAGTCTGTCAAACCGGTCAGAAAAGATCCGAGGGGGATCCAATCGAC GTCGGAGGCAGtgaatggaggagaggacaggcccAGGAGGAGTGCCAGTGGGAGGTCTGCTGGGGACACTCAGGTGTCAATGGACACTGAGTCAGACCTCTCAGAGAGCAGGAAGAAACCGCCCCTCATGAA ATTTAAGGCTGTGGAGCTGCCTTCCCCGATGCAAACTCCAAGTGACGGTGAAACTAAGTTTGAAGGAAGAAAGAAATCCCAGTCCAGCCAG ATATCCAAGACAAATGCCCAGTACCATAAAATATTCAAAGAAATCAGCAAGGATGAGTTACTGAAACAAA GTTACACCTGTGCACTGCAGAAAGACATGCTGTATCAGGGCAAAATGTTCGTGTCTGATAACTGGATATGTTTCCACTCCAAAGTCTTCGGCAGAGATACTAAG ATTGCTATTCCTGTACTCTCTGTGACTCTTATCAAGAAGACAAAAACTGCCATTTTGGTTCCAAATGCACTCGTTATCACGTCCACAAACAAGCGG CACGTATTTGCATCATTCCTATCCCGAGATACAACCTATAAACTTCTGAAATCCGTCTGCGTTCATCTGGAT GGGGACAATACAGGGAGCAGCCTCATTACTTCCTCTGCTGAGAACAGCTTCATAGCCGATTGTCCATCCTCACTTCCTCTG GATTTCTCTGGAGACTTCTCAGACCTGGATGGGGTTGTGTGCCAGAGGAGGCAAGACATGCTGGAGACCAGCAGCTCAGGCTCCCAGACCCCAGACTATGAGAAAATGACAG AGTTCCCCAGCATCCCAGACACGTTCCTGAGCGCGGTGAAGAACGGAGAGGTGGCGGTGCACGCAGACATCCACCTCGAGACCCCCAACCAAAAACACGGAGCCGCTCACCAGAACG GGCCGACCAAGCCTGCCCAGGGTGTTGTACACAAAGTGAAATCTCTACAGCCAGTGTCGTTGAACACCCTTCTACTCGTCTATTTGTTCCT AAACGTTGTGCATCACAGATCGCAGGTCGACTTCAATGCCGAAATCTATGGGGAGCTGTCTACAAACCTGTTCAAGCTAGAAAAG ATTCAAAGAAATCTCCGGAAGCTGCTTGAAGAGACCTGA